A single region of the Lysinibacillus sp. B2A1 genome encodes:
- a CDS encoding alcohol dehydrogenase, translating to MKAKSVKLYEFGNPLEVLKFENKTIKPAQAQEILVRMLARPINPSDLIPIWGKYAHRISLPTIPGYEGVGIVEDIGPSVSQNLIGKRVLPLRGDGTWQEIVQTRAEFAVPIPDSIDDFTAAQMYINPMTAWVTCAEVLKLRSNDVLLVNACGSAIGHIFAQLAKIIGFQLIAVTRNNRYTDDLLQLGASYVIDTSITPLYETVMEITNGRGADAAIDSIGGVVGNDLAFCVKPGGEFLAIGLLSGVQVNWQSIVKEANVKANMFHLRHWNKQVSVERWQDTFHQLISLVNSGMLKMMAVDSHYDLLDIQKAIKVVESSKTTKGKIFLTSY from the coding sequence TTGAAAGCAAAAAGTGTTAAATTGTATGAATTTGGAAATCCTCTGGAGGTTTTAAAGTTTGAAAATAAAACGATTAAGCCTGCACAAGCACAAGAAATTCTCGTTCGTATGCTAGCACGACCTATAAATCCATCTGATTTAATACCAATTTGGGGCAAGTATGCTCATCGAATTTCTTTACCTACTATTCCTGGTTATGAGGGAGTAGGAATAGTAGAGGATATAGGTCCATCTGTTTCTCAAAATCTTATCGGTAAACGTGTCTTACCTTTACGAGGAGATGGGACTTGGCAGGAGATTGTTCAAACAAGAGCAGAATTTGCTGTACCAATTCCAGATTCAATAGATGATTTTACTGCAGCTCAAATGTATATTAACCCCATGACGGCTTGGGTTACTTGTGCAGAAGTACTAAAACTACGATCAAATGATGTTTTATTAGTGAATGCCTGTGGATCTGCTATCGGTCATATTTTTGCTCAGTTAGCAAAAATAATTGGTTTTCAGCTTATTGCGGTAACGAGAAATAATAGATATACAGACGATTTACTTCAGCTTGGCGCTTCCTATGTCATAGATACCTCTATCACACCGCTCTATGAGACAGTGATGGAAATTACCAATGGCAGGGGTGCTGATGCTGCTATTGATTCCATTGGAGGAGTAGTTGGTAACGACCTTGCTTTCTGTGTAAAACCTGGAGGAGAATTTTTAGCAATTGGTCTATTATCAGGTGTACAAGTGAATTGGCAAAGTATTGTGAAGGAGGCTAATGTTAAGGCCAATATGTTTCATTTAAGACATTGGAATAAGCAAGTCTCGGTAGAAAGATGGCAAGATACATTTCATCAATTAATAAGCTTAGTGAATAGTGGTATGTTAAAAATGATGGCAGTTGATTCTCATTATGATTTGTTAGATATCCAAAAAGCAATAAAGGTTGTGGAATCGTCCAAAACAACTAAAGGAAAGATTTTTCTAACAAGCTATTAA
- a CDS encoding cysteine synthase: MGQVIANKIKQSITELIGHTPLLALNQYVKEQQLEAEIIVKLEYFNPANSVKDRIAKAMIEDAEARGVLTKDKTIIETTSGNTGIGLAAIAAAKGYKLRIYMQDGVSEERTKVVKAYGTEVVPFSDVPEMVAAFEETDGDFVETIKVFRETVIDREENVVFLNQLDNEANPNIHKLTTGPEIWDDTDGDIDIFVASIGTGGTISGAGAFLKSKNPNIQIIGVEPAINSIATVDNPDIIEITGVHRFSDAEAARVPSNVHLEIIDEVLEVETVQAYEAARTVAKSDGLLVGTSSGAALFAATVLAKRPENEGKRIVVILPDTGLRYLSTDLF, translated from the coding sequence ATGGGTCAAGTAATTGCAAATAAAATAAAGCAATCCATTACGGAGTTAATTGGGCATACTCCACTTTTGGCCTTAAATCAATATGTTAAAGAGCAACAGCTAGAAGCCGAAATAATTGTGAAACTAGAATACTTTAATCCAGCTAATAGTGTGAAGGATCGTATTGCGAAAGCTATGATCGAGGATGCTGAAGCTCGTGGTGTTTTAACAAAGGACAAAACAATTATTGAAACGACAAGTGGAAATACTGGTATTGGCTTAGCGGCAATTGCAGCCGCAAAAGGTTATAAGCTGCGGATTTACATGCAGGATGGGGTAAGTGAGGAGCGTACAAAGGTTGTGAAGGCATATGGAACTGAGGTAGTGCCATTTTCTGATGTTCCAGAAATGGTAGCAGCCTTTGAGGAAACAGATGGTGATTTTGTGGAAACAATTAAAGTTTTTAGAGAAACCGTCATTGATCGAGAGGAAAATGTAGTATTTCTCAATCAACTTGACAATGAGGCCAACCCAAACATTCATAAGCTAACAACAGGTCCTGAGATTTGGGATGATACGGACGGTGATATTGATATTTTTGTAGCCTCAATAGGAACAGGTGGGACAATAAGTGGTGCAGGCGCCTTCTTAAAATCTAAAAATCCCAATATTCAAATTATAGGTGTAGAGCCAGCTATTAACTCCATTGCAACCGTCGATAATCCAGATATTATTGAAATCACGGGTGTTCACCGCTTCTCTGACGCTGAAGCGGCACGCGTTCCATCGAATGTTCATTTAGAGATCATTGATGAAGTGCTTGAAGTAGAAACTGTTCAAGCCTATGAAGCCGCTCGTACAGTAGCGAAATCAGATGGTCTTTTAGTAGGTACCTCATCAGGTGCTGCCTTATTCGCTGCTACAGTTCTTGCAAAACGTCCTGAGAACGAAGGAAAAAGGATAGTGGTCATCCTTCCTGATACTGGTCTTCGTTATTTATCAACGGATTTATTTTAA